A window of Centroberyx gerrardi isolate f3 chromosome 19, fCenGer3.hap1.cur.20231027, whole genome shotgun sequence genomic DNA:
GTCTTGGAGCTATTTTAATCTTGCAACCAGAGAAAAAGAACTGTGACATTCTCCAAGTGGTGTGAAACCAACTCGACCCACTGACAGAGAAGACAAGGCTTCTTCTGGGAGACGGATAATTGAATTTATTTGCCTGGAGTCGTGGTGTAAGAGCAGGCGGATATGAATAGGAATTCTTCTCATTCTTTGTTCTCAATCACTTTTTTTCATCTACCACTGTTCCCACTCTCTTTAAAACATtactttaaaacaaacaaatatgagAGAATACTTTGTGAAGTTTGTAAGACTAGAGACAATTGCAACTTAACTTGGCAAACCCTTGGCCAAATTTAGACACACGGTCTTTGAtatgacatttattttattttagattatAGCTGATAAAGTATGATATCACGTCGCTTGACTTCCAGCAGGAAAGTGTTCAACATTTGTGTTAAAAGACTAGAGGTAACTAGGCTTGGTCCCACATTCacgaatatcgcgatatttcacGAATATTGCAATGTTTTCCGTCTGGCCACGACACCATGAGTTGCTTAGATTACAGTTATGCAAACTTTTAAACTGATAAACCAATAATCTACTAAATAATCATAGTTGTAGTGAAAATTTTgttcaagtgggttcccttttccacattCAGACCATTTTCCTGGAAatggcaggaatgagcaaattacaccaaatggccattgtttttgcttgaataataagatcaaatttctaggttattaataataataataataataataatactatgatgatgatgatgatgatgatgatgattattattatcattattattattatttgatgtaatttagaagaaataaaatacaaaaaagggggggaaaaacaacaacaaaaaaactcatCGCATATTGCgctattttggcgggacagcattgcaatattacattttggatattgcCCAAGCCTACTGGTAACTGtaccaaagtgtgtgtgtccggaaTTGGCCACCGGTAAGAGTGCAGCGGTTTCCAGATAATCTGTTCATTAAGGGTGttccttttttccccacagGCGGCTTCACTTGAGAAAAGTTGCTGTGTATTTTGGGAGTCCACCAATGCCAAGAGAATCCCAGTTGGATCAAATCCCCTCCAGATGTTTGACACGTATGCAGTGGGACTACAGAGACTGACTATATTTCACTGCTGGAATGAACTTGCAATGGGACTGAGGCAATGCATTGCACATTCACTACAAACTCATAGAAGTCGTACTTATTTCACTTTATGTTCAACACTATTGCTCTGCCTTTCTTTGGAATCTTTCGTCACTTGACCttagtgttattattataccagaattctgactttgataccaatactaagtttaatatctaaaagTAAGATACTACAATACCACGGCAAACGAGAAAATCCATCAAGTAATGTCACAGCCACTTTGGTTTATTTTAACAAGCTGTGTTACCACATTGACTTGGACAGCTTTGGAGCAACTTATTCACAGGGGTTTTAATGTTGGTTGGGTGTTCGTCTTTGTCGGCTCTGGAAGTGAAGTAGTTCCACATTTGGCTCTGGCACCAGTTGGTCAACCAgtttaggtggactgggatccagttcaacACATGGTGGACTGTTTGATGCTGTCGTCGTGGTTTCAGCgctgcagtccactgtcaaGAGCCGGACTGACGCTCTGCCTATTCCAATCCCTATCACTCACattttgtgagcttggaattctAAGGTTtttatctgggtggagtgcGGTTCTGGGATATTTACCATCAGGATTCAAGATTTGACATACCAGCTTGCACAACTATTATGTCATTTAgtcttttgaaatattgaacacCGAAAGGTTGTTTTAAAAATAATGCCACCatacaagcataaagtaacattcaaagatcatgaaaacaagaaaagtcAGACAAAACCTtttaattccaagctcacaattTGTGAAAGTATTGAACATTTGTAAAAattcaatattctctgtggtaACGGCATGGAAGTAGTAGAAATTGCAGAGAGATTCCTCAAATTTGAAAGCTCTGAGAACGTGACAATATTGTTGTCTGTTGACGTATCTGTTCCGATAATTTGAGTATCGACGCAGAATACCAGCACTTTTTGATATGTGTTCTCTGTACAAACTGGTTTTGCCTTATGTAGTTTTCTGTGCCACGATATTGCTTGTTTAAAAGTTAAATAGGAATACAGGCCACTGTCCTTTTCCGCAAGTATTCTTTTTATGTATTTCCTCTGCCTTGTCATGTTTTGGTTCCAAAGGCACAAATTATAAAACCGTACATGTTTGCAAGTTACTGTATACTAAATTTGGTCTTAGTGCACACTACACTCCTATGTAACCACATTTGACTTGCAATATTTATAATTTTCTCTGTAGCACATGCCACTAATTAATTTCTTCATAAATATAAGGATTTTAAGTTCCCTATCTGCATCACAGCTTTTAAGAATGTCAAAACTGTCGTGGGTAATTTTTGTGTTGTAGCAAAGTGAAGCTAAAGCTGTCAGTTTCACAAATTTACATTAACAACGGGACCCCAAATAGTGACACAATGTCTACATCTGCTTTGCCTTTAACTCATTGTGTTTGCTCATGTAGGGCTTTTATCCCAATGGTATTACCGTGATAACTTCTTGTAAAGAAAGATATTTTTGTAATGAGAGCAGCCAATGCCCCTAACAAGTGCTGGATCACTGTAGCAAATTACACCTAGTCCTAACTCCTTAAATAAGGAGGGAGATTCTCAACCGTACCAGTGGTATATTAGTATCTTGGAAGAGGTAAAGAAAGTATCTGCTGAGACCTCGAACTGTACATCTATTTTATGGCCATTTTAAACCCATCACTGTACACCGATCTGGAAATGGTCCCACTGGCTAAATAAAACTGTGGCGTTTTTTCTGGATTTTCTGCTTTGGGTTTGATTTCCTACAcaagtttttcttttgtatGCGTTCTGTGGAATAGATAGTCTGTTACATGAGACAGATGTTACTTTAAATACATGTTCCCTGCCACCATGTTGCTCTTGTGCTAAGGCCAGCCAAGTGAGAGAAACGAGCAGTGTCTTCATGTGAGATTGGATTGACTCACTTTGGACCAAATGATTGATggcagggttcccactggtcatggaattcctggaatatcattgAGTTTTGAAAGTATTGCacacagggaaagtcagggaatttgatgaGTTCTCTGTGGAATTTTACaagaatatagcagaatgtattttccaatttgcttcacacattcattgcattagatgctTTTTGGTCCAACTGGAGTgcaaaacagactgaaaaacattaacaaatctgtaacatttttaggtcatgcaAATGCTCCAAGTTATTTATGGAAACGCCTGGAAGAGTTCTGGAGTTTTACATCAGGAACCCTGCTGGGAAACGCCTGACTCACTTTTACAACAGGTTTTCTGTCAGCTACTCATACTGTGTACTAATATGTAATACACATTTATCAGCCAGTTCAATCACAGTTCAAAACTTTTATTCACATTAAATCTGCTCTCATATGCTTTATAGTATATACAGAAAGGTGCATTACCAGTACAAGAACAATGTACATATGTAACAATGTAAATTTGTGAGTACTGATGTTATAGAAAATGGTGGCATGGATGACTTGTGTGTAATCCACAGTATTGTCACATATCAAACACGAGTAGTGCTGTCTGAAACCATTAAGGATGATGTTGGAGACTTTGGAAAGTGAAATTTGGTCACAGTTGAGACACGAATACAAAGCCTGGGCCAGCAATCATGCACCTTCAACTTGTCTATACTGAATGCCACATTATGTTTTATCCAGTTACATATGTACAGCGTAGTGGGGAATGTACCTAAAATCAAAGAATGCTGCCTCTTTTTATTTACTCAACTCACCCCAATAAAACACATCAGTTTCTCTGTAGAACACAGCAGTAAAAGCACAAATACCCACAGGCTTTGAGTACAATAAAGCCTTTAGTCTCAAATTGCAGATTTTCACAACCGACATGCAGCTGAATTTAACGGTAATGTTTTGGTACATCGTCCTAAGGAGTGAAGCAAATGAGTGCACGAACAAGAATCAACATTTGTTACTCGTCCACATTGATCTGTGGTGCTGAcaactcttcttcctcccttctcacGTTACGCATTAGCATCCTGCTTTCCAATGCAGCATCAAATCAAtggcaataaataaaaacaaatgtcctGATGCAAAAATGTTGAGTCTGCTGTGCTGTACTATGATTTATCATGTAACAGCGACGGAACAATTTATGATGGCCATAAATTCTAGGATTGTCCTTACTGGATATTATGATTGATCAAAAATGTTTACTGCATCAATTAAGTAAATGAGGATTCATAGGTTAAAAATATGAACACTCAATCTGTTACTGATCCGATATGAAATCGAATTCTGCCATAAAAGGAAGTAAGACTACATGTGCAGTGGTctgaaattcattcattcattatgggGAACTGGTATTAAGAGCTCTGCAAATGGATAGAGGAATACATTTTTCCCTCAGAAGCTTTGGGCATGGAAGCGTGAACAGTACTGGCAGCCTTTGGCCCAGTCTAACTCATTTCAAGAACGGGGGATGTCTTGCCTGAAGTTTGGTTTTTGCCCCGCAGGTCACTACCAGAACTCTACTACTGTTTAGTTTGGGCTGGCAgaagtatacagtatactgatGGTGCCAAACTGCATGTGTAGTAATAATATCATTACACTCTACTGTTCAATGTTTTGACATCGTTCATCACAAAGGTCGGCATTAGCTTTGAAACTGGCTTTAAGTCCAATCAAAAATAACAAGTGTCCACTCAGTACATTATGAATGAGAAAGAGTGAGATCTTTGTTCATAAGCAGATGAACGCTCAAGTTTGTCTTTCGTGATAAAAATCCACTCAATTAAAATGCTCGCACGCTAATCCCGTAATTCCAATGTTACTACACAGACTATGGTCAACTGCATGTCAAGTATTACCAAATCAAGCATTAAGACAAGCAAATAAATAAggtaatctttaaaaaaaaaaaaaaaaggttaattgCTGTATTATATACAATAAACTCTGCCACTTTGTCAGAAGGAAGAAATACATAGCCACATagcatctttttcctctctatcGCAATCTTTTCACAGCTCttctattatgctgcgttccagagatGTCGGAAAGTTGGAAATTCCGACTGGGAAAAGTGCAATGGAACGGCCTTTCAAGTTGGAATTCCAAGTAGGATACTCGGTCCAGATTTGTCAACCCTGAGGTTTCTGAGATGCGGTTATGGTAGCATACACTGTAAACTCTACTCAGTATTACTTTAACATGTTTGGAATCCAGTTTGATTTACAGCATTGCATGACCTTAAATCTGTCACAATGcctgtgtggtaaatggttaaataTAAATTTGAAATGCAAAGTGGCACTTACAGTTGCTAACGTTCTGTGATAACTAGCTAGCCAACGTTGCTAAATATCACTGACATTAGCTGTTCCATGGGGAACAGGTTTTTACGTTCGGCAAATTAAATCTCGTGAAAGTCCATGTTTCCCTGGGTTTTCCAAGTTGGAGCACAAAGAGGTTGTAATTACGACctaccagctgggaatttctGACTTCCAACTTTGACTGGAACGCAGCATTAGGCCTGGCTCCCAGTAACTCAGTGACggaactaaacaaaaaaaaaaaagtgtagttTTGTAATGTGTCATTGTCATGGTGAGAAATCCCTAGCAGTGCTCATTAGTGGGCATTTGATCCTCCAGAGTTTGGGGGCACTGGTGTCCCACCGCCCCCCCTCTGTCCGTGGCCTCCTCTGCCATGGCCCAGAATGCAGTGTGCACTTCCACAGCCTTCATCGTCATCTTCTCCCTCGCTTTCAGAAGACGACTCTCCAAACTGTCTGGGCTTCTCATACACACAGCAACCTGAAACGCATGCGAGAGAATTAGTATTGACCCAGATGAGCTACATCTAAAGTGGGAAACAATCACATGATGCGTTCAGGGTCTCCTCGTAAGCTCCAAAAATGCGACTTGTGACTGCTTTCAAGTGTTAATGATCAAAAATAGAATCAAAAGGGAGCCTGTAACAAAAATAGTTTATGTGACCAGtgacttgttttattttaaaaatcaagcagcacagaaatactttgtgctgcagcagcaggatgaagaggaggaaatgtGTATCAGGCATGTAATTTGTGTTTTAATGAATTATCAAAATGTTGTACAGTGTATTTGTATATGCAAGAGAACATCTTGTATGCATAAAAATGTGTGACAGCTACAAGTTCGGgcaaaaatagaaacatacatCAATACTAATTACTTTTGTAGAATGCCACACGAATTGcatacaataataaaatatataactTTTCCCAACACTTGGTAACATGGCTTCCAAGCTCTCCTCCCAGTTTAATGGGTCGTTCATGTGGGCTCAGCTCAAAATTAccatatttccgacagcacttgaaggcagcacaagCTATGAAATGCCATATTCAACCAAATGCTGAAGAGGAACTCACATTTTGAAGACCTCCTTCCCAGATGCTCGTTGTCAACCGTGTCGCTGGACCACTCCACTTTCTTCTcagtctttctcttcctcagctTGATTGTCAGGCTTCGTCCCTCCTATCACACACGTGCAGAGGGTTTAGTGAACTGAC
This region includes:
- the ppp1r11 gene encoding E3 ubiquitin-protein ligase PPP1R11; translated protein: MAEVPGTSSETITETVQANTPPPPQQEGRSLTIKLRKRKTEKKVEWSSDTVDNEHLGRRSSKCCCVYEKPRQFGESSSESEGEDDDEGCGSAHCILGHGRGGHGQRGGGGTPVPPNSGGSNAH